The region GACGGGGGGCCTTCCTTCTTGTAGGCTGTTTTCAGTTTCAATAATCAAACTAAGATTAAATTAGAATATGCCAACATTAAGGATTTAAGTATCTGGATATGAGTAGAAGTAAAATTCATGTTCTCCCTGCCGCACTCAGAAATCAGATTGCTGCCGGGGAGGTTGTCGAGCGTCCGTCGAGCGTTGTTAAAGAGCTTGTTGAAAATTCTATTGATGCTGGAAGTTCTCAGATAGACGTAACTGTAGAGCGTGGAGGACAAGGGCTTCTTGCTGTACGTGATAATGGTTCTGGAATACCCTCTGAGGAACTGAATCTGGCTGTTACAAGGCATGCTACTAGCAAGATAGCGGATGTCGAAGATTTGTCTGCCATCACAAGCTTTGGCTTCAGAGGTGAAGCCCTGCCGAGTATTGCATCAGTTTCAAGGTTTAAAATGTCCTCCTGCACAGCCAGTGCGCAGGAAGGTTGGTTTATAAATGTTGAGGGCGGTGATGTCCTTGATGAAGGTCCAGCTGTAATGCCCGGTGGAACAAGGGTTGAAGTTAAGGATCTGTTTTATAATATCCCTGCCCGACTTAAATTCTTAAAAAATGAATCAACTGAAGCTCGTAGGAGCAATCAGGTCTTGTTTAAAATCAGCCTTGCGAATCTGCAAGCAGGTTTTTCGTTTACTTCTAATGGCAAAGAGCAATTTAGACTTCCGCCTGGCCAAATACTTCCAGACAGACTTGCTGTTTTCTGGCCGCGAAATATTTGTGAATCTCTGCTTACTTTTTCCTACGCAGCAGGAGTGATGAAAGTCTCAGGATGCGCAGGAATACCTTCTCTGGCACAGGGGCGAGGAGACAGGATCATTATGTTTGTCAATGGTCGACCTGTTCAGGATAAACTCCTGCTCAGCGCGATTAGAGGTGCGTATAAAGGAAGACTTATTTCTAGAGAATATCCTCAAGCTGTGATCTTTTTGGACCTTCCTCCGGAACTCGTCGATGTGAATGTACATCCTGCTAAAATGGAAGTTCGTTTTCAGGATGAGCGTTCAATTTACAGCATTATTCATAATGGAATTTCGCAGGCTCTTTCCCGTTATGAACTTGGAGTTATTGAAGGTGAAGATGTTTTACATGCAGGAACTGATAACTCTGAACAGAGTTCATCAGCTAATAATTCATTGATAGCTTCATCTAAAAATAGACCAACAGCTTCACACGTAAACTTACCAATTGAGCCTCGTCCAAAATTCTCTAGTTGGAATGAATTCAAGAATACTGATTATTCCAATGATCAGGATGAGCACACTGATTTTACGAGCGCCTCAACTCCTTCGGTAAAGATCAGAAAAAGTGCGGACTACGTTAACGAGCAGCCTTTAGAGTATGAAGCGCGTGATAATGAAAGTCCTAAAATAGAGAACCTTGCCCGTTCTGAGAAAGAGGCAATTGAGCACCCAATTCAGACTGAGCAAACCTTTTCTGCTTTGCGTAGTAATTTTGTACCAGGAACATCAATTGAATATCTCGGGCAGGTAGCAGATACTTATCTTGTTCTTAAGTTAGTTAATGGCTCGTTGGGCCTTCTTGATCAACATGCCGCTCATGAAC is a window of Desulfovibrio sp. UCD-KL4C DNA encoding:
- the mutL gene encoding DNA mismatch repair endonuclease MutL: MSRSKIHVLPAALRNQIAAGEVVERPSSVVKELVENSIDAGSSQIDVTVERGGQGLLAVRDNGSGIPSEELNLAVTRHATSKIADVEDLSAITSFGFRGEALPSIASVSRFKMSSCTASAQEGWFINVEGGDVLDEGPAVMPGGTRVEVKDLFYNIPARLKFLKNESTEARRSNQVLFKISLANLQAGFSFTSNGKEQFRLPPGQILPDRLAVFWPRNICESLLTFSYAAGVMKVSGCAGIPSLAQGRGDRIIMFVNGRPVQDKLLLSAIRGAYKGRLISREYPQAVIFLDLPPELVDVNVHPAKMEVRFQDERSIYSIIHNGISQALSRYELGVIEGEDVLHAGTDNSEQSSSANNSLIASSKNRPTASHVNLPIEPRPKFSSWNEFKNTDYSNDQDEHTDFTSASTPSVKIRKSADYVNEQPLEYEARDNESPKIENLARSEKEAIEHPIQTEQTFSALRSNFVPGTSIEYLGQVADTYLVLKLVNGSLGLLDQHAAHERVIYYHMRAARTKGEYRPLAIPIELTLHPSEVSRVQEMWEELRNAGFLLELENGSNLSMRGIPPSLETGEAKEYLRAAVDGQAKNLDDLWVMLSCKSAIKANQPLALDEALALLEAWVKCPQREYCPHGRPAMISWSFSEMEKLFKRK